In one Vicinamibacterales bacterium genomic region, the following are encoded:
- a CDS encoding CRTAC1 family protein gives MTRVIKPLVVIAFIAMLATPALIRLRSSGAASGDAAARYGFRLTESARASGVTFVHEGPTLDAKLAHIMPQVASMGAAVAVADVDADGHDDFYVTNSREGSKNRFYRNRGDGTFEDVAERLGIADVNQPGTGVSMGAVFGDYDNDGYEDLFLYKWGRPELFHNDGGRAFSRTSVPMFPAWANINTAVWLDYDRDGLLDLFLGGYYSERLNLWKLADTRIMPESFEYANNGGRKYLYRNLGEGRFEEVSERAGLSSTRWALAAVAADLRGTGYPDLFIANDYGVSELFLNEGGRFREAGRETGVGYAPKSGMNASVGDVLNQGRFAVYVSNISEEGILLQGNNLWMPSGGTRERPVYENMARAMGVDLGGWSFGAQFGDLNNDGFLDLYLVNGYVSASRDESYWYDYSKVAGGHNLVIGDAANWPAMGSRSLAGYQQKKVWINDGSGRFVDVAQMVGATDRFDGRAVALADFGNRGMLDAAVANQRGPLLLYRNEVARDRQWIAFALEGGCRGANAAGAPRCSNRSAIGAQVEVFWNGRRQLQEVSGGSGFCAQNQRRLHFGLGSAAIAGDLRVVVRWPSGKSQELNAPEIGRIHRIQEPS, from the coding sequence ATGACGCGTGTCATCAAACCGCTCGTCGTCATCGCGTTCATCGCGATGCTGGCCACGCCGGCGCTGATCCGCCTGCGCTCCTCCGGCGCCGCGAGCGGCGACGCGGCGGCCCGCTACGGATTCCGGCTCACGGAGTCGGCGCGCGCGTCGGGGGTGACGTTCGTGCACGAGGGGCCGACGCTCGACGCGAAGCTCGCGCACATCATGCCGCAGGTGGCGTCGATGGGCGCGGCCGTGGCCGTGGCCGACGTCGACGCCGACGGCCACGACGATTTCTACGTCACCAACAGCAGAGAAGGCTCGAAGAACCGGTTCTATCGCAACCGGGGGGACGGCACGTTCGAGGACGTCGCGGAGCGTCTCGGCATCGCCGACGTGAATCAGCCGGGCACCGGCGTGTCGATGGGCGCGGTCTTCGGCGACTACGACAACGACGGGTATGAGGATCTCTTCCTCTATAAGTGGGGGCGCCCCGAGCTGTTTCACAACGACGGCGGGCGCGCCTTCTCGAGGACGAGTGTGCCGATGTTCCCGGCCTGGGCGAACATCAACACGGCGGTCTGGCTGGATTACGACCGCGATGGCCTGCTCGATCTCTTCCTCGGCGGCTACTACTCCGAGCGGCTGAACCTCTGGAAGCTCGCCGACACGCGCATCATGCCGGAGAGCTTCGAATACGCGAACAACGGCGGGCGCAAGTATCTGTATCGCAACCTCGGCGAGGGACGGTTCGAGGAAGTCAGCGAGCGCGCCGGCCTTTCGTCGACGCGCTGGGCGCTTGCGGCAGTGGCGGCGGACCTGCGCGGCACCGGCTATCCCGACCTGTTCATCGCCAACGACTACGGCGTGTCCGAGCTGTTCCTGAACGAGGGGGGCCGCTTTCGCGAGGCCGGGCGCGAGACCGGCGTCGGCTATGCGCCGAAGAGCGGCATGAACGCCTCGGTCGGCGACGTGCTCAACCAGGGGCGCTTCGCCGTGTACGTGTCGAACATCTCGGAGGAAGGTATCCTGCTCCAGGGGAACAACCTCTGGATGCCGTCCGGCGGGACGCGCGAGCGGCCGGTCTACGAGAACATGGCGCGCGCCATGGGCGTCGACCTCGGCGGCTGGAGCTTCGGCGCGCAGTTCGGCGATCTCAACAACGACGGCTTCCTCGACCTCTACCTCGTCAACGGCTACGTCTCGGCGTCGCGCGACGAGAGTTACTGGTACGATTACTCGAAGGTGGCGGGCGGCCACAACCTCGTCATCGGTGACGCCGCGAACTGGCCGGCGATGGGCAGCCGCAGCCTGGCCGGCTACCAGCAGAAGAAGGTGTGGATCAACGACGGCTCGGGACGCTTCGTCGACGTCGCGCAGATGGTCGGGGCGACGGATCGCTTCGACGGCCGCGCCGTCGCGCTGGCCGACTTCGGCAACCGCGGCATGCTCGATGCGGCGGTGGCGAACCAGCGCGGCCCGCTGCTGCTCTACCGGAACGAGGTGGCGCGCGATCGCCAGTGGATCGCGTTCGCGCTCGAGGGCGGATGCCGCGGCGCCAATGCCGCCGGCGCGCCGCGGTGCAGCAACCGCAGCGCCATCGGCGCGCAGGTGGAAGTGTTCTGGAACGGCCGGCGCCAGCTGCAGGAAGTGTCGGGCGGCTCCGGGTTCTGCGCCCAGAACCAGCGGCGGCTCCACTTCGGCCTTGGCAGCGCCGCGATCGCGGGCGACCTGCGGGTCGTCGTCCGCTGGCCGTCGGGAAAATCGCAGGAGCTGAACGCACCGGAGATCGGCCGCATCCATCGCATCCAGGAACCCTCATGA
- a CDS encoding MFS transporter: MRPPYAACVVVGLGGLFFGVTGPLLSTFVPLLVRDALGDQRTLIGLVMAIDNLLLLLLVPWAGAASDRATASGRGRLPIILTGLILASAGMALFPSSPRFGLAGIIAAIVLLYGGINLLRSPFHAVIADLVPSKFRPLASGSVTFQMCVGAIVFLMLGRMLGMRTAFTIAAITVLAIAAVFTIRLSEPRLASAADRDGAESVGSLTAAAWSAVRGAVPGLRAIFIAASLVQLTFQSFTTWYALHAVERFGMAPADVTIGFIAWAMGGVVGALPAGALGVRIGRRNAMVAGFLLMAGSLVALDRVSDMRYAIPLLALASAAWTFPTVNAYPLFIEQIPRQRRGVLAALFLLSMALGGAVGDPLNGTLFDLFGSYRPLFLLMAGYTALAFVALLFVPAGVGEADTGLESVPASATTA, encoded by the coding sequence GTGCGCCCCCCTTACGCGGCCTGCGTCGTCGTCGGACTCGGCGGATTGTTCTTCGGCGTCACCGGACCGCTGCTCAGCACGTTCGTGCCGCTGCTGGTGCGCGATGCGCTCGGCGACCAGCGCACCCTGATCGGCCTGGTGATGGCGATCGACAACCTGCTGCTGCTCCTGCTGGTGCCGTGGGCGGGCGCCGCCTCCGACCGTGCCACCGCGTCGGGGCGCGGCCGCCTGCCGATCATCCTGACGGGCTTGATCCTGGCATCCGCCGGCATGGCGCTGTTTCCCTCGTCGCCGCGGTTCGGGCTGGCCGGCATCATCGCCGCCATCGTGCTGCTGTACGGCGGCATCAATCTGCTGCGCTCGCCGTTTCACGCGGTGATCGCGGATCTGGTGCCGTCGAAGTTTCGCCCGCTGGCCTCGGGCTCCGTCACCTTTCAGATGTGCGTCGGCGCAATCGTGTTCCTGATGCTCGGCCGCATGCTGGGGATGCGGACGGCGTTCACGATCGCCGCGATCACCGTGCTCGCCATCGCCGCGGTGTTCACGATCCGTCTCAGCGAGCCGCGGCTGGCGTCGGCCGCGGATCGCGACGGCGCGGAATCGGTCGGATCGCTGACCGCCGCCGCGTGGTCGGCCGTCCGCGGCGCCGTTCCGGGACTGCGCGCGATCTTCATCGCCGCCTCCCTCGTCCAGCTCACGTTCCAGAGCTTCACCACGTGGTACGCGCTGCACGCCGTCGAACGGTTCGGCATGGCGCCCGCCGACGTCACCATCGGGTTCATCGCCTGGGCGATGGGCGGCGTCGTTGGCGCCCTGCCCGCAGGCGCGCTCGGCGTGCGCATCGGCCGGCGCAACGCCATGGTCGCCGGGTTCCTGCTGATGGCGGGATCCCTCGTCGCGCTGGATCGCGTCAGCGACATGCGCTACGCCATTCCGCTGCTCGCCCTGGCGTCGGCGGCGTGGACCTTCCCGACGGTGAACGCCTATCCGCTGTTCATCGAGCAGATCCCCCGTCAACGCCGCGGCGTGCTCGCGGCGCTGTTCCTGCTGTCGATGGCGCTCGGGGGCGCGGTCGGGGACCCGCTCAACGGAACGCTGTTCGATCTGTTCGGCAGCTACCGCCCGCTGTTCCTGCTGATGGCCGGCTACACGGCGCTGGCGTTCGTCGCCCTGCTCTTCGTGCCCGCCGGCGTCGGCGAGGCGGACACCGGCCTCGAGTCGGTCCCCGCGTCCGCGACCACCGCCTGA